One window of Thermostichus vulcanus str. 'Rupite' genomic DNA carries:
- a CDS encoding DUF2808 domain-containing protein, translating to MKRMGILLWAALGLSGSPAFAIQTADGTTYFQQVPRLLKTAVSPRQTHTRGATLQITVQVPQEAGEPLQSLVIDQSQNLEVLRINSERITAVLGESWHSEALPVPIQSEIRGSELHIQFLPALPPGTIVTLGLRPISTPTTSGAYLYGVTALARGSQPYPHFLGYGRVVFADGGNGGRNRLWHLHR from the coding sequence ATGAAACGAATGGGGATCCTCCTGTGGGCAGCGCTGGGGTTGAGCGGATCCCCAGCTTTTGCGATTCAAACAGCCGATGGCACCACCTATTTTCAACAAGTACCCCGTCTGCTCAAAACTGCCGTCAGCCCACGCCAAACCCATACTCGGGGAGCAACTCTACAAATCACCGTTCAGGTGCCGCAGGAGGCCGGAGAACCTTTACAAAGCTTGGTGATTGACCAAAGCCAAAATCTGGAAGTGTTGCGGATTAACTCTGAGCGAATCACCGCTGTACTGGGAGAGAGCTGGCACTCGGAAGCCCTGCCAGTTCCAATTCAATCCGAGATTCGAGGATCGGAATTGCACATTCAGTTTTTGCCCGCCCTTCCTCCCGGCACCATAGTTACTCTAGGGTTACGCCCCATTTCCACTCCCACCACCTCAGGGGCTTACCTGTATGGAGTTACCGCTTTGGCCAGGGGTAGCCAGCCTTATCCCCATTTTCTTGGCTATGGTCGGGTGGTGTTTGCAGATGGGGGCAACGGAGGCCGCAATCGCCTATGGCATTTACACCGATAA
- a CDS encoding response regulator transcription factor — MSITREATGEEIRQAVQAAVAGLLVIHPDHLRGSITLSPTSTGHSGETPPQLTPREIEVLNLLAEGSGNKTIAKQLHISEHTVKFHITSLFNKLGATSRTEAVTAGIKLGLIWL; from the coding sequence GTGTCAATAACTCGGGAAGCCACTGGGGAAGAAATTCGACAGGCGGTTCAGGCGGCAGTAGCGGGTTTGCTGGTGATTCATCCGGATCATCTGCGCGGATCCATCACCCTTTCCCCGACTTCCACCGGACACTCTGGGGAAACTCCCCCCCAACTCACCCCACGAGAGATCGAGGTCTTAAACCTGCTGGCGGAGGGATCCGGCAACAAAACCATCGCCAAGCAACTGCACATTTCTGAGCACACCGTCAAATTTCACATCACCTCGTTGTTCAATAAACTGGGAGCCACCAGCCGCACCGAAGCCGTCACCGCTGGCATCAAGTTGGGGCTGATCTGGCTCTAG
- a CDS encoding RNA-guided endonuclease TnpB family protein, which produces MKRVTTTLKLKFLDLNVVKAEMFAQTVCATTELANELLRISPKERRALTTAKVVTPLKSALSNQVIRVLKGKAGQRVKHFKVFWPEVNNQNWKLHKVGSTYSVSFPTIQGDKRVPLEVGSSYYAERLERLLAERDCERGTLKLMQIRGVWYAVLSITWEVPEVKSTERLGVDRGQNRLAVAATRWGRAVFFGGGEVAHRRRRFQKRRAQLQQAGKYRALKRLECKEARWMRAVNHTVSRRIVRFAKAVNADVWMEDLSGIRQSRQSQKARSDAGKSRHTWSYYDLEWKVAYKLEMAGRTLHKRPAAYTSKIDHRTGLIGKRSGHLFTGQDGYCCDADWNAAMNLAQWDGFSCPLSLKEAVSVMGAVGSGDGVLGNPLNSMNTPQLQAVGG; this is translated from the coding sequence ATGAAACGGGTCACCACCACACTCAAGCTCAAGTTTCTTGACCTCAATGTGGTCAAAGCAGAGATGTTTGCCCAGACGGTTTGTGCGACAACCGAACTGGCAAACGAACTGCTCCGCATCAGTCCGAAGGAGCGGAGGGCATTAACAACCGCCAAAGTGGTGACACCACTCAAGTCGGCCCTCTCCAACCAGGTGATTCGTGTCCTGAAGGGGAAAGCCGGCCAGCGGGTCAAACACTTCAAAGTGTTCTGGCCAGAGGTCAACAACCAAAACTGGAAGCTGCACAAAGTAGGTAGCACCTACTCGGTGAGTTTTCCCACGATTCAGGGTGACAAGCGGGTTCCCCTTGAGGTTGGCAGTTCCTACTATGCTGAACGTCTCGAACGTCTTTTAGCTGAGCGGGACTGTGAGCGAGGGACTCTAAAACTGATGCAAATACGTGGGGTTTGGTATGCTGTTCTGTCTATCACTTGGGAAGTTCCCGAAGTGAAGAGTACGGAGCGACTGGGTGTTGACCGGGGGCAGAACCGTTTGGCAGTGGCGGCCACCCGCTGGGGTCGGGCGGTGTTTTTTGGGGGTGGAGAGGTAGCTCACCGTCGTCGTCGTTTCCAGAAGCGTCGCGCCCAGTTGCAACAGGCGGGTAAATACCGAGCACTCAAGCGACTGGAGTGCAAAGAAGCTCGTTGGATGAGGGCGGTCAACCACACCGTTAGCCGCCGCATTGTGCGGTTTGCCAAGGCGGTGAATGCGGATGTGTGGATGGAAGACCTATCGGGTATTCGCCAATCCAGACAGAGCCAGAAGGCGCGTTCGGATGCCGGGAAATCGCGCCATACCTGGTCGTACTACGACCTGGAGTGGAAGGTTGCCTACAAGCTGGAAATGGCGGGTAGGACGCTGCACAAGCGTCCGGCTGCCTACACATCCAAAATCGACCATAGGACAGGATTGATTGGGAAAAGGAGTGGGCATCTGTTCACTGGGCAGGACGGGTATTGCTGTGATGCCGACTGGAACGCGGCTATGAACCTAGCCCAGTGGGACGGATTCTCATGTCCTCTGAGTCTAAAAGAAGCCGTATCTGTAATGGGTGCGGTTGGCTCAGGGGATGGGGTACTTGGCAATCCCCTGAACTCCATGAATACTCCACAGCTTCAAGCTGTGGGGGGCTAG
- a CDS encoding S1C family serine protease — MDALNPLVGFSKALADVVQQASPAVVSIFGRHHFPSSGIHWQSDIVLTAQHSLEREEDIPVRLANGQTPTARVIGRDPGSDLAVLKLEVSSGSAGGQAFSPLPVANLDNLSVGSLAIALARLGEKGVSASVGVVGSLLEGWPTRRGPRIERVIRPDIRLYPGFSGGPLLDPLGHWIGMNTSRLGRRLDFTKSSVKPPVSNRGI, encoded by the coding sequence ATGGATGCGCTGAATCCTTTGGTTGGGTTTTCCAAGGCTCTGGCGGATGTGGTGCAACAGGCGTCCCCGGCTGTTGTTTCAATTTTTGGTCGCCATCACTTTCCCTCCTCCGGGATTCATTGGCAGTCGGATATTGTGTTGACCGCCCAACATAGCCTGGAGCGAGAGGAAGACATTCCGGTACGGTTGGCCAACGGGCAAACCCCCACAGCACGGGTGATCGGGCGGGATCCCGGCAGTGATTTGGCGGTTTTGAAGTTGGAGGTGTCTTCGGGGAGCGCAGGAGGGCAGGCATTTTCTCCCTTGCCGGTGGCAAATCTGGACAACCTAAGCGTGGGATCCCTGGCAATTGCCCTAGCTCGTTTGGGAGAAAAAGGGGTATCCGCCAGTGTGGGGGTGGTGGGATCCCTGTTGGAAGGCTGGCCGACTCGACGCGGCCCTCGCATTGAACGGGTGATTCGCCCCGATATTCGCCTTTACCCTGGGTTCTCTGGAGGACCATTGTTGGATCCCTTGGGGCATTGGATTGGTATGAATACCTCCCGCCTAGGTCGGCGGCTGGACTTTACGAAAAGCAGCGTAAAGCCCCCGGTTTCTAACCGGGGGATATAA
- the tgt gene encoding tRNA guanosine(34) transglycosylase Tgt has protein sequence MAAFTFTCEGTCPHTQARAGYFTTPHGGIPTPCFMPVGTLANVKTLTPAQLKDTGAHIILSNTYHLHLQPGESIIQEAGGLHRFMGWSGPILTDSGGFQVFSLSDIRQIDDQGVTFRSPHDGRTIHFTPELSIQIQNALGADVIMAFDECPPYPASAEAVEEAVSRTSQWLKRCVEAHHRPDQALFGIAQGGVYPELRRRSAEAIRQFDLPGYAIGGVSVGEPTDLIQSIVRQTAPYLPADRPRYLMGVGTYEEMRAAVAAGVDLFDCVIPTRYARHGTVISRGRRWNIKNAEHRRSLEPIDPECTCYTCRNFSRAYLCHLIRAQEILGYTLLSIHNVSELMTYTRKMRAAILEGHFHEHWDPWR, from the coding sequence TTGGCTGCATTTACCTTTACCTGCGAAGGCACCTGCCCCCATACCCAAGCCCGTGCCGGATACTTCACCACCCCCCACGGCGGGATCCCGACCCCCTGCTTTATGCCGGTGGGTACGCTGGCCAACGTGAAAACCCTCACCCCCGCCCAACTGAAGGACACAGGTGCCCATATCATCCTCAGCAATACCTATCACCTGCACCTACAACCGGGAGAAAGCATTATCCAAGAAGCAGGAGGGCTACACCGCTTTATGGGCTGGTCGGGGCCAATTCTCACCGATTCCGGTGGTTTTCAGGTGTTTAGTCTCAGCGATATCCGTCAGATCGACGACCAAGGGGTTACTTTTCGTTCGCCACACGATGGCCGTACCATCCACTTCACTCCAGAGCTGTCGATTCAGATTCAAAATGCCCTCGGCGCAGATGTGATCATGGCTTTTGACGAGTGCCCCCCTTACCCCGCCAGTGCTGAAGCGGTGGAAGAGGCAGTATCCCGCACCAGTCAATGGCTGAAGCGCTGCGTAGAAGCCCATCATCGCCCTGACCAGGCGCTGTTTGGCATTGCCCAGGGGGGCGTTTATCCGGAGTTGCGCCGCCGTTCTGCCGAAGCGATTCGCCAGTTTGATCTACCTGGCTATGCCATTGGGGGGGTCAGTGTCGGAGAACCGACCGACCTAATTCAGTCCATTGTGCGCCAGACTGCCCCCTATTTGCCAGCGGATCGACCGCGCTACCTGATGGGGGTAGGAACCTACGAGGAGATGCGCGCTGCAGTGGCGGCAGGGGTGGATCTGTTTGATTGTGTGATCCCTACTCGCTACGCCCGGCATGGCACCGTCATCAGCCGCGGTCGCCGCTGGAATATCAAAAATGCCGAACATCGCCGCAGCCTAGAGCCGATTGACCCGGAATGCACCTGTTATACCTGCCGGAACTTCAGTCGGGCTTACCTCTGCCACCTGATTCGAGCCCAGGAGATCCTGGGTTACACCCTACTTTCCATTCACAATGTATCGGAGCTGATGACCTATACCCGCAAAATGCGAGCGGCCATTTTGGAGGGACACTTTCACGAGCACTGGGATCCCTGGCGCTGA
- a CDS encoding response regulator transcription factor has translation MQHLQILVAEGNPHLRSLLCWHLQQAGHQVCEVDTIRQAKALLQQQLIHLMILDAELSNRAGLQLCHWAHRHCDLLILLLSQRGSEADIIAGLEAGADHYLTKPLSMQLLDAHIQALARRFRRTVPPTFLQYGELKIDLVQRRVTLAGEGIDLTPQEFSLLMVLAQANGDPVSRMELLERAWPDSTDNPRTVDTHILSLRKKLERDPRQPSLIQTVRSVGYCFGWERTSSEPPPTPARATVSSASSSISAPAKPNP, from the coding sequence ATGCAACACCTACAAATCTTGGTGGCAGAGGGCAATCCTCACCTGCGCAGCCTGTTGTGTTGGCATCTGCAGCAGGCGGGGCACCAGGTTTGTGAAGTCGATACGATCCGCCAGGCAAAAGCTCTGCTGCAACAGCAACTCATTCACCTGATGATTTTGGATGCAGAGCTATCCAACCGGGCTGGGTTGCAACTGTGCCATTGGGCCCATCGTCATTGTGATCTGTTGATTCTGTTGCTCTCTCAACGGGGATCCGAAGCAGACATCATCGCCGGACTGGAAGCAGGAGCTGATCACTACTTAACCAAGCCCCTCAGTATGCAACTGCTGGATGCCCATATTCAGGCCCTGGCCCGTCGGTTTCGTCGCACTGTTCCGCCCACCTTTTTGCAGTATGGGGAGCTGAAAATCGACTTGGTTCAACGGCGCGTTACCTTGGCCGGTGAAGGGATCGACCTCACCCCACAGGAATTTAGTTTGTTGATGGTACTGGCCCAAGCCAACGGGGATCCGGTCTCCCGCATGGAGCTGTTGGAGCGAGCTTGGCCGGATTCCACTGATAACCCGCGCACCGTTGATACCCACATTCTCTCGTTGCGCAAAAAACTGGAACGGGATCCCCGTCAACCCAGTCTGATCCAGACGGTACGCAGTGTCGGTTACTGCTTTGGATGGGAGCGCACTTCCTCAGAGCCTCCACCCACACCTGCCAGAGCGACGGTTTCTTCCGCTTCTTCAAGTATCTCTGCCCCAGCTAAACCCAACCCGTGA
- the fni gene encoding type 2 isopentenyl-diphosphate Delta-isomerase translates to MTHLPPNSPVPISERKQDHLDIVLQQDVSAKGIRTGFERFFFEHIALPELHLEQIDLSSTFLGKRLQAPLLISSMTGGTGSAHEINLHLAAAAQHLGIAMGVGSQRAALEHPELAWTYQVRKVAPDILLLANLGAVQLNYGYGLDQARRAVEMIEADGLILHLNPLQEAVQPHGDPDWRGLYGRIERLVAQSPVPVVVKEVGNGLSATVARQLAECGVAVLDVAGAGGTSWSEVEAHRQPDPLRKRIAHAFVGWGIPTALALLEIRRQLPHLPLVASGGIRNGIDVAKAIRLGADLVGMAAPALQAVCGAQEQQEQTVIEAFQAVIEELRIAAFCTGSANLTQLKQATLRRQDTWDPLP, encoded by the coding sequence ATGACCCATTTGCCTCCTAATTCCCCTGTTCCCATTTCCGAGCGTAAGCAGGATCATCTGGACATTGTTTTACAGCAGGATGTCTCCGCCAAAGGGATCCGCACCGGGTTTGAACGATTTTTCTTTGAGCACATCGCTCTGCCGGAGTTACACCTGGAGCAGATTGACTTGAGCAGCACTTTTTTAGGTAAACGGCTGCAGGCTCCCCTCCTGATCAGCAGCATGACCGGAGGAACCGGCTCCGCCCATGAGATTAATTTACATTTAGCCGCCGCCGCCCAACACCTGGGGATTGCGATGGGAGTGGGATCCCAGCGGGCTGCCCTAGAACACCCGGAACTGGCCTGGACCTACCAGGTCCGCAAGGTCGCCCCTGATATTCTTCTGCTGGCCAACCTGGGAGCAGTCCAGCTGAACTATGGCTATGGGTTGGATCAGGCGCGGCGGGCGGTGGAGATGATCGAGGCGGATGGGCTGATCCTGCACCTCAACCCCCTGCAAGAGGCGGTGCAACCCCACGGGGATCCCGATTGGCGCGGGTTGTACGGTCGCATTGAGCGGTTGGTGGCCCAGTCGCCGGTGCCGGTGGTGGTGAAGGAAGTGGGGAATGGCCTGAGTGCCACGGTGGCGCGGCAGTTGGCGGAGTGCGGGGTAGCCGTGTTGGATGTGGCGGGGGCGGGTGGCACCAGTTGGAGCGAAGTGGAGGCTCATCGGCAGCCAGATCCGCTGCGCAAGCGCATCGCCCATGCCTTTGTCGGTTGGGGGATCCCGACCGCTCTAGCGCTGCTGGAGATTCGCCGTCAGTTGCCCCATTTGCCCTTGGTGGCTAGCGGCGGCATTCGCAATGGCATTGATGTTGCCAAAGCCATTCGGTTGGGGGCCGATCTGGTGGGGATGGCCGCCCCTGCCCTGCAAGCGGTTTGTGGGGCCCAAGAGCAACAAGAGCAAACGGTGATCGAGGCGTTTCAAGCAGTGATCGAGGAGTTGCGCATTGCCGCCTTCTGTACGGGATCCGCCAACCTGACTCAGCTCAAACAGGCCACCCTACGCCGCCAGGATACCTGGGATCCCTTGCCTTAG
- a CDS encoding sigma 54-interacting transcriptional regulator, whose amino-acid sequence MTSVERAQWLKTQTLFQALSLESLLPLAEQMQERPFRQGQALAEAGTVPDGIQIVLQGRLDSVPLTGREEGDPLLSLLPGSVIGLAEVLAEQPLSRSVIALSDGNIGWIPAAVVRAWAAEYPQVASWLSNRGEAQELAEALAQMTARLTYEQERQVALRPYLVPKVERGIVGPSRYAVRLRQQVKEAAHSRKPILIFGEPGLEKDNIAALIHFGSPYRRQPMIKLDCSALQASGADLFGRAGGKPGLLEWLGEGTLLLNNIQELPTELMPKILQLLETGSYTPVQRGEGELAVAPRPYRCRILMVSERVIPALEPWVTAIKVPPLRVRKADIKAKADYFLSLYSRRRGIPKPRLTPEALRRLQSYDYPGNSRELRNLIERAVVQAAGAPVLNEEVFWAPQPRGKQFRLNLLNAYPALRKFLRSPWWTDRLNYGLVLPLYTLVVFLLFWGPQDRAHNIGLNLFWAWWWPLVLLVFPVLGRVWCAVCPFMIYGELVQRVSLWVWPRQLGKWPRPWAERWGGWVLFTGFGLIFLWEELWDLPNTAYLSAWLLLLITGGAVVCSLLFERRFWCRYLCPIGGMNGLYAKLAITELRAQQGTCSAECTTYQCYKGGPQKGEGMETGGCPLYSHPAQLQENKDCVLCMTCLKACPHRSVEFNLRPPGIELWTTHTPRLPEVALLLLLLGGIYLHCLPQLLVWLEQVWGVSWDLQAFWPHLGASLLALGIPSLVPVLAYGLTGLWQRKRKGQRRFAEIIYGYLPLVLGGTLAFYWPLFLTEAGQILPVTWATFGQTGSALPTWIAHPAVIDFLQGSTLILALVLSWVLIQKIARQGWQWPSHLGALVLTVSLWQVLGV is encoded by the coding sequence ATGACTTCAGTCGAGCGTGCCCAGTGGCTCAAAACTCAAACCCTATTCCAAGCCTTGTCACTGGAGAGTTTGCTGCCTCTGGCAGAGCAGATGCAGGAGCGCCCCTTTCGGCAAGGTCAGGCTTTGGCAGAAGCTGGAACGGTGCCAGACGGGATCCAAATTGTGCTGCAGGGGCGTCTGGACTCTGTCCCGCTGACGGGACGGGAAGAAGGAGATCCCTTGTTGAGTTTGTTGCCGGGATCCGTGATTGGTTTGGCGGAGGTGCTGGCGGAGCAGCCCTTGTCCCGGAGTGTGATTGCTCTTTCGGATGGGAACATAGGTTGGATCCCGGCGGCGGTGGTGCGGGCTTGGGCGGCGGAGTATCCGCAGGTGGCAAGCTGGCTGTCTAACCGAGGGGAAGCCCAGGAATTGGCAGAAGCCCTGGCCCAGATGACCGCTCGCCTTACCTACGAACAAGAACGGCAGGTGGCTTTGCGCCCCTATTTGGTGCCGAAGGTGGAGCGGGGCATCGTCGGCCCCAGTCGGTATGCGGTGCGGTTGCGCCAACAGGTGAAAGAAGCAGCCCACAGCCGCAAACCGATTTTAATTTTTGGGGAACCGGGTCTAGAAAAAGACAACATTGCCGCTTTGATCCACTTTGGATCCCCCTACCGTCGTCAACCGATGATCAAGCTGGATTGCAGCGCCCTGCAGGCCAGTGGAGCGGATTTGTTCGGGCGGGCAGGCGGAAAACCGGGATTGCTGGAATGGCTAGGAGAAGGCACCCTACTTCTGAACAATATCCAAGAGTTGCCCACCGAGTTGATGCCCAAGATCCTACAGCTTTTGGAGACGGGATCCTACACGCCGGTACAACGGGGAGAGGGTGAACTGGCAGTGGCTCCTCGCCCTTATCGCTGTCGAATTCTCATGGTATCGGAACGGGTGATTCCCGCCCTAGAACCCTGGGTAACCGCCATCAAGGTGCCGCCACTGCGGGTGCGTAAAGCCGATATCAAAGCCAAGGCCGACTATTTTCTCAGCCTCTACAGCCGTCGCCGTGGGATCCCGAAACCCCGCCTCACCCCGGAAGCGCTGCGTCGCTTGCAAAGCTACGACTACCCCGGCAACTCCCGGGAACTGCGCAATTTGATTGAGCGGGCGGTGGTTCAGGCGGCAGGGGCACCGGTGCTGAACGAAGAGGTGTTTTGGGCGCCTCAACCCCGCGGTAAGCAGTTTCGTCTTAACCTACTCAATGCCTATCCTGCCCTGCGGAAGTTTCTGCGCAGCCCTTGGTGGACGGATCGCCTCAACTACGGCTTGGTGCTGCCCCTGTATACGCTGGTAGTGTTTCTGCTGTTTTGGGGGCCGCAGGATCGCGCCCACAACATCGGCCTGAACCTGTTTTGGGCCTGGTGGTGGCCGTTGGTGCTGCTGGTGTTTCCGGTTTTGGGGCGAGTGTGGTGTGCGGTCTGTCCCTTCATGATCTACGGGGAACTGGTGCAGAGGGTGTCCTTGTGGGTCTGGCCACGGCAACTGGGGAAATGGCCCCGACCATGGGCGGAGCGCTGGGGGGGATGGGTTTTATTTACCGGCTTTGGCCTAATTTTTCTCTGGGAAGAACTTTGGGATTTGCCGAATACGGCCTATTTATCGGCGTGGTTGCTGTTGTTAATTACCGGCGGGGCGGTGGTGTGCTCGCTGTTGTTTGAACGGCGCTTTTGGTGTCGGTATCTCTGCCCGATTGGGGGCATGAACGGCCTCTACGCCAAACTGGCCATCACCGAGCTGCGGGCGCAGCAGGGTACCTGTTCGGCAGAATGTACCACCTACCAGTGCTACAAAGGTGGCCCCCAAAAGGGGGAGGGTATGGAAACGGGGGGCTGTCCTCTGTACTCCCATCCGGCCCAACTGCAGGAGAACAAAGACTGCGTCCTCTGCATGACCTGTCTCAAGGCTTGCCCGCACCGCTCGGTGGAGTTTAACTTGCGCCCGCCAGGGATCGAGTTGTGGACAACCCATACCCCCCGCCTTCCTGAAGTGGCCTTGCTGTTACTGCTGCTGGGGGGGATTTACCTCCATTGTTTGCCGCAGTTGCTAGTCTGGCTTGAGCAGGTGTGGGGAGTAAGCTGGGATTTGCAAGCCTTTTGGCCGCATCTGGGGGCTTCGCTGCTGGCGCTTGGGATCCCCAGTCTTGTCCCGGTTTTGGCTTATGGATTGACTGGGCTGTGGCAAAGAAAGCGGAAGGGGCAGCGGCGCTTTGCCGAGATAATCTACGGCTATTTGCCTCTCGTGCTAGGAGGAACCCTGGCTTTTTACTGGCCCCTCTTTCTGACAGAGGCCGGGCAGATCCTGCCAGTAACTTGGGCAACCTTTGGCCAGACGGGATCCGCCCTACCGACTTGGATCGCTCATCCAGCCGTGATTGACTTTTTGCAGGGATCCACCTTGATCCTGGCCTTGGTGCTCTCCTGGGTGTTGATCCAAAAAATAGCCCGGCAAGGTTGGCAGTGGCCCTCCCATTTGGGAGCCTTGGTCTTAACCGTCAGTTTATGGCAGGTGCTGGGGGTATAA
- a CDS encoding carbohydrate ABC transporter permease, whose amino-acid sequence MDGLLYGLLGSLAILILAPLLWLLSTALKSPQENIFAYPPRWIPAQPTLQAFERVWRENPFWRYTFNSLLVAGITVLMNLWVCSWAAYPLARMTFRGRQLLFWLLIGTSMIPFQITMIPLYVLSVQWGLRNSYVGLILPYAASAFGIFLLRQAFAGIPRELEDAARIDGCSLWGIWWHVMIPAVRPALITLAVFTFVAMWGDFLWPLLLLDDPNLYTLPLGVANLASAFSADWRLIAAGSLISVGPVLVLFWVLQHYVIPTDLDSGIRG is encoded by the coding sequence ATGGATGGGTTGCTATATGGGTTGCTGGGATCCCTGGCCATTCTCATCTTGGCCCCTTTGCTCTGGTTGCTGAGCACAGCCCTCAAGTCACCCCAGGAAAACATCTTTGCCTACCCACCCCGCTGGATCCCGGCTCAACCGACGCTGCAAGCGTTTGAGCGGGTTTGGCGAGAAAATCCCTTTTGGCGCTATACCTTCAACAGCCTACTGGTGGCTGGGATAACGGTATTGATGAATCTCTGGGTGTGTTCTTGGGCGGCCTACCCTTTGGCACGGATGACCTTTCGCGGGCGGCAACTGTTGTTTTGGCTGTTGATCGGCACCAGTATGATCCCTTTCCAGATCACGATGATCCCCCTCTACGTACTGAGTGTGCAGTGGGGGTTGCGCAATTCCTATGTGGGGTTGATCCTGCCCTATGCAGCTTCGGCGTTTGGGATTTTCTTGCTGCGGCAGGCATTTGCAGGGATCCCGCGGGAATTGGAGGATGCAGCTCGCATCGATGGCTGCTCCCTCTGGGGGATCTGGTGGCATGTGATGATCCCAGCAGTACGGCCCGCCTTGATCACCTTAGCGGTTTTTACCTTTGTCGCCATGTGGGGGGATTTCCTCTGGCCGTTGCTGCTGCTGGATGACCCGAATCTCTACACCTTGCCCTTGGGGGTAGCGAATTTGGCCAGTGCTTTTTCTGCCGATTGGCGGTTGATCGCGGCGGGATCCCTGATCTCGGTTGGGCCGGTTTTGGTTCTGTTCTGGGTTCTACAGCACTATGTCATTCCCACCGACTTGGATAGCGGCATCCGGGGTTAG